Below is a genomic region from Bacteroidota bacterium.
GGCGAGGACGGCGACCTCGCGGCCGAGCACGTCGTAGACGGCGAGGCGTACGTCAGCGGGCGCGGCGAGGGTGAAGGCGAGGCCCGTCGCTGCGCGCACCGGGTTCGGGCCGGTCACGTCCAGCGTCAGGCCCGGCGATGCGGGCGCGGCTTCGCCGCTGACGGACGGGGGCAACTCGGCGAGTTGTGCCAGGAGCAGGTTAGCCTCCAGGTTCTCGTCGGCCAGCGGGTAGACGTCAGCCGGATCGGGCCAGAAGCTGTAGCCGACCTCGGGGGTGAAGGCAAAGGTCTTCGGCTTGGTCGTCTGCTCCCCGTACATCCAGCCGTCGGAGTTGCCGTTGGCGAGGTAGAGCACCTCGGAGACCTGCCCGGCGAGGTAGCCGTTGGCCTGCGTGAGCGTGTCGCCGAGCGCGGCGAAGGTTTCGGCGTCCGGCGTCCCCTCGTCGCGGGTGTAGCCCCACGGGTAGAGGAGGAGTTCGCTGTAGGTGTGGTAGTTGAACGCGGCGGTGATCCGCCGCGCTTCCAGAAAGTCCCGGACGGCGGCCACCTCGGGCTCGGAGAAAGCCGCCGGCCCCCGGTAGACCTGGCTGTCCGTGAACGGGCTCGACCCTAGATCGTCGTAGCCCCACTGGTAGCCGTAGTTGCGGTTGGGGTCCACGCCGAAGCTCCCGTCGCCGTTGTCGCGGCGGTTCTTGCGCCAGAACCCGCCGCCCTCGGGGTTGGTGGTCTCGTTGAAGACGTAGCCGTCGGGGTTGACGACTGGGACGAAGAACAGGCGACGGTTGTCGACGAGGTCCGTCACCTCGGGGTTCGTGCCGTACTGCTCGGCGAGGTAGACCATGAAGTAGAGCACGGCCATCATGCTGCCCGGCTCGCGGGCGTGGTGGACTGCGGTGTAGAGCACCTCCGGCTCGTCCTCCTCCACCCCGGGCGCGTCGGAGATCTCGACGAGCCACACGTCGCGCCCCTCCCAACTCTGCCCGAGCGACACCTTCGGGCTGACGATGTCGGGGTAGCGTGCCGCCAGGGAGTCGAGCGCTCGGACTACGTTGTCGAACGTCAGGTAGCCGCCCATCGAGCCGCACAGGTTCGCCTCGATGCGGCTGACGACGCGCCCCTCCTGGCACGTCCCGCTGCGCGTGGCGAGGTAGTGCGCCGTGAGGTCCTCGACGAGCACCTCAACCTCGATGCCGGCCGCGCGCGCCGCCTCCACGTCGCGCGCCGACAGTACCGTGCGGAGGGCGAGGCCGCGCTCCGTTTCCTCCTGGCGCGCGTGGTCGATCCCGACGCCCTGC
It encodes:
- a CDS encoding M14 family zinc carboxypeptidase, translated to MPRSALLVAAALLALASALQAQPAPERHSEVRLFLPTDGTPAPDGRSSLQARLAAQGVGIDHARQEETERGLALRTVLSARDVEAARAAGIEVEVLVEDLTAHYLATRSGTCQEGRVVSRIEANLCGSMGGYLTFDNVVRALDSLAARYPDIVSPKVSLGQSWEGRDVWLVEISDAPGVEEDEPEVLYTAVHHAREPGSMMAVLYFMVYLAEQYGTNPEVTDLVDNRRLFFVPVVNPDGYVFNETTNPEGGGFWRKNRRDNGDGSFGVDPNRNYGYQWGYDDLGSSPFTDSQVYRGPAAFSEPEVAAVRDFLEARRITAAFNYHTYSELLLYPWGYTRDEGTPDAETFAALGDTLTQANGYLAGQVSEVLYLANGNSDGWMYGEQTTKPKTFAFTPEVGYSFWPDPADVYPLADENLEANLLLAQLAELPPSVSGEAAPASPGLTLDVTGPNPVRAATGLAFTLAAPADVRLAVYDVLGREVAVLADGAYPAGRHTLRVDASGLAPSLYLVRLSAGRDTAVRRLTVVR